TCACTGCAATGGATATTTTTTGTTAATAAAACTTTAGCCGAGTGAAACTCTGGCATATCATTAAGTTTAGCCATAATGGATAGCCTTACTATCTGTTGTGGTTAGCTTCCTCTGGGTGTGGTCGCACTCAGGGGGAGCGCCAGTCTTTAACGGGGGATTGCTGGTTTTAAGGTACCTCGATATGTGGTTGGTGGTCCTTTAGTAATAGTATATGAGGCTGGATATATCCACAGAATTGCGGGGGTTTTTAAGAGAAATTTACTGCCTTTTTTACTCGTTCTCTAATGCACTGAATCGGAAAGTTTTTATGCAAGTTGTTGTGATTGAAGCGCATGTTTCGAATTACCCTGAGCCCATTCATTTTGGGCAAGGGGATATGTTGGCTTTGGGGGAGCTGGATACTGAGTTTCCCGGCTGGATAAGGGTTACCACAGCAGATCGCAACCAGGGCTGGGCACCGGTGCAATATATCAACTTTGAACCGGGGGCGGCTCAGGGCACGGCGAAGTGCAGTTATAACGCCCGTGAGCTTAACACGGAATTAAATGAAGTGCTTACGGTGGTCCGTGAGCTAAATGGCTGGTATTTGGCCCGCAATGGCGAAGGCCAGCTTGGCTGGGTGCCGGTACGTTCGGTGCAGGCGGTTGAGTCAATAGCTTGATGGCCGGCTGCAATAACGAACTCTTCTGTGCCGTGAAGCCTTAGCGGTTATTTTCCGCCAATGCTCGGGAAATCCGGGTAATAAAGCCGGTCTGTGCTAACCCAGGAATTTAGTGTACAAGGCCTCAGCCCAGATCAATACCAGCAAAGATA
This genomic window from Thalassomonas viridans contains:
- a CDS encoding SH3 domain-containing protein, with protein sequence MQVVVIEAHVSNYPEPIHFGQGDMLALGELDTEFPGWIRVTTADRNQGWAPVQYINFEPGAAQGTAKCSYNARELNTELNEVLTVVRELNGWYLARNGEGQLGWVPVRSVQAVESIA